From a region of the Nothobranchius furzeri strain GRZ-AD chromosome 12, NfurGRZ-RIMD1, whole genome shotgun sequence genome:
- the npas4l gene encoding neuronal PAS domain-containing protein 4-like, with protein sequence MTFWCTSCKCHVSSPCASHHLPEEHRRAVCRRFRATKGASKARRDHINHEIRSLRALLPISQEDQERLSYLHSMAAICTYIRKSVLFHGLPAGRGSCFSVPYEAFLESLPGFILVTTAQGRLVYVSENVDEFLGLSMVDVLQGDTIYDLVEHSDVEVVRSSLRIEKDSSTERSFVCSMQTSKSFKLQYGSCCSMLVRGSFQLLPHSSEPLFVALCTPTVNRLTRASSHMCHVFSSRHRPDMSFIQVSDSVSFLLGFSVEELTGHSWYSLVHPEDLALAANSHRSLIQADEGFQVEMVLRLQHSDLSWSWIYIRANKDLECYNISCTNCIISGTEAKFLQTSTSSDAFRPSAAPNHPHSAQQASENQSYSSKCYKRQRTSNSQSEGMGAGTQIESEKEIHFVFRTSYQADPSPVPSGESLALFTPPCSPTSSSSPLQQEELSHDLLVDVHECTHQLLSSPEPSPSHYPYPGGLTCLPLPTDSLPATAEQMFHQRDFDSFTTRSSLSSLSPVYNDFQACPSDARLVPDCLSMSDMCESPSESMSLHPDDFDLLEPPQGGSLGQMHHQELPMHSSFLTPHQSPMSTEPSQYNEREQEEISILAQQISSLASSFDMNHTLNLLQNMAQTAVIAPHSACTCQQHPPLFSAPLPKKQLVSDDFMFQSILKDLVTRKSAASCPDSISYSYQPGLVSGSHHVDPITDDSLPGEQLHMGSTAPDPFGLQLGLQNQNTGLHQLNHYFQCRLQQDELAEENLY encoded by the exons ATGACATTTTGGTGCACCTCCTGCAAATGTCACGTCAGCAGTCCGTGCGCGTCTCACCATCTGCCCGAGGAGCACCGGCGCGCGGTCTGCAGGAGATTCAG AGCCACCAAAGGAGCCTCCAAAGCTCGAAGAGACCACATCAATCACGAGATCAGGAGTCTGCGCGCGCTGCTTCCCATCAGCCAGGAGGACCAGGAGCGCCTCTCCTACCTTCACTCCATGGCTGCCATCTGCACTTACATCCGGAAGTCTGTTCTCTTCCACG GGCTCCCGGCAGGGCGGGGGTCGTGCTTCTCTGTGCCCTACGAGGCCTTCCTGGAATCCCTGCCCGGCTTCATCCTCGTCACCACCGCTCAGGGCAGGCTGGTCTACGTGTCTGAAAATGTGGATGAATTCCTGGGTCTTTCCATG GTCGACGTTCTACAAGGCGACACGATTTATGACTTGGTGGAACATTCTGATGTGGAGGTTGTCCGGTCCAGTCTGCGCATTGAGAAGGATTCCTCTACAG AGAGGAGCTTCGTGTGCTCCATGCAGACCTCCAAGTCCTTTAAGCTACAGTACGGCAGCTGCTGCTCCATGCTGGTCAGAggcagcttccagctcctccctcACTCCAGCGAGCCCCTGTTTGTGGCCCTCTGCACGCCCACGGTGAATCGCCTGACCAGGGCCAGTTCTCACATGTGTCACGTCTTCAGCAGCAGACACAGACCGGACATGAGCTTCATTCAGGTCTCAGACAG TGTTTCATTCCTTCTGGGGTTTTCCGTGGAGGAGCTGACGGGACACTCGTGGTACAGTCTGGTGCATCCTGAAGATCTGGCGCTGGCTGCAAATTCCCATAGAAGTTTAA TTCAGGCAGACGAGGGCTTCCAGGTGGAGATGGTACTGAGGCTCCAGCACTCAGATCTGTCATGGAGCTGGATCTATATTCGTGCTAACAAGGACTTGGAATGCTACAACATCAGCTGCACTAACTGCATCATCAG TGGAACGGAAGCCAAATTTCTGCAGACGAGTACGAGCAGCGATGCTTTCAGGCCATCAGCCGCTCCAAATCACCCACATTCAGCTCAACAGGCGTCTGAGAATCAGAGCTACAGCTCTAAATGTTACAAAAGGCAGCGGACGTCCAACAGCCAAAGTGAAGGAATGGGAGCTGGAACGCAAATCGAGTCCGAGAAAGAGATTCATTTTGTGTTTCGCACCTCCTACCAAGCCGATCCCTCTCCAGTTCCCTCGGGCGAAAGCCTCGCTCTCTTCACCCCTCCCTGCAGCCCCACCTCCTCCAGCTCCCCTCTGCAGCAGGAGGAGCTCAGCCATGACCTCCTGGTGGATGTGCATGAATGCACACATCAGCTGCTGTCCTCTCCAGAGCCCTCTCCTTCTCATTACCCCTACCCAGGAGGGCTCACCTGTCTCCCATTACCTACCGACTCCCTCCCCGCCACAGCAGAACAAATGTTTCACCAGAGAGACTTTGACTCATTCACAACACGCTCTTCTCTTTCCTCCCTATCTCCGGTCTACAATGATTTCCAAGCTTGTCCATCAGATGCTCGATTAGTTCCGGACTGCCTCTCCATGTCAGACATGTGTGAGAGCCCATCAGAAAGTATGTCTCTGCATCCTGATGATTTTGACCTTCTTGAGCCTCCACAAGGGGGCAGTCTTGGTCAAATGCACCACCAAGAGCTTCCCATGCATTCCAGTTTTCTTACACCTCACCAGTCTCCCATGTCAACAGAGCCTAGCCAGTACAAcgagagggagcaggaggagatcaGCATCCTGGCGCAGCAGATCTCCTCCCTAGCCAGCAGCTTCGACATGAACCACACCCTGAACCTGCTCCAAAACATGGCCCAAACCGCCGTCATCGCTCCACACTCAGCCTGCACCTGTCAGCAACATCCTCCTCTCTTCTCAGCCCCACTTCCTAAGAAACAACTGGTTAGCGATGACTTCATGTTTCAGAGCATCCTCAAAGACCTGGTCACAAGAAAGAGTGCCGCTTCCTGCCCTGACAGTATTTCGTACAGCTATCAGCCGGGCTTGGTGAGCGGATCCCACCATGTGGACCCGATCACAGACGATTCTCTGCCAGGGGAGCAGCTCCACATGGGCAGTACCGCTCCAGATCCCTTCGGTTTACAGCTGGGGCTCCAGAACCAGAATACTGGGTTGCATCAACTCAACCACTACTTCCAGTGTCGCCTGCAGCAGG ACGAACTTGCTGAAGAAAACTTGTACTGA